A region of Salvia splendens isolate huo1 chromosome 17, SspV2, whole genome shotgun sequence DNA encodes the following proteins:
- the LOC121774143 gene encoding RNA pseudouridine synthase 3, mitochondrial-like has product MRKKILSREALSAAVGHKPRSRIRAPPPDSSPVIRVSNHIVHLGRPKEGPKPRQLLSLPPFPGHHLPGRNSTSAAYVTAISWLRYYFNDIPPLVIQKHFYEGLVQSTSGLSGCYEGQAMSLKKIRPNDIMEVGARVHVPVSVAESKVSKRFDVIPSATQYPNADEIEYVQRLVKYKDSAILVLNKPPNLPVKGPVPIHNSMDALAAASLSYNYDEGPKLVCRLDRESSGLLLMGRTKESISYLQCLFSDMKKTKSFSKEWNDACDATYQRYWALVIGSPKQKEGLICAPLTKVILDDGKTERVILAHNSGLEASQEAITEYRVLGPIINGCSWIEFRPRTNCKHQLRVHCAEALGTPIVGDYKYGWFIHSRWKQLPRVDYEATTGEPYKMRRPEGLDVQKGSVLSKVPLLHLHCREMVLPNIAKFIELHNRRSRNSCGDPEERDILRFVAPMPSHMKISWNLMSSYLV; this is encoded by the exons ATGCGGAAGAAGATCCTAAGTCGCGAAGCCTTATCAGCAGCAGTCGGGCATAAGCCACGGTCAAGGATCCGTGCACCACCACCTGATTCCTCCCCTGTGATTCGAGTATCAAATCACATAGTTCACTTGGGCCGCCCGAAAGAGGGTCCAAAACCTCGGCAGCTGCTATCTCTGCCCCCATTTCCGGGCCACCATTTGCCTGGAAGGAACTCGACATCGGCTGCATATGTCACTGCCATTAGCTGGCTCAGATATTACTTCAATGACATCCCTCCACTCGTCATTCAGAAGCATTTTTATGAAGGCCTA GTGCAGAGTACAAGTGGTCTGTCAGGATGCTATGAAGGACAAGCAATGTCATTGAAGAAG ATTAGACCTAATGACATCATGGAGGTGGGTGCTAGAGTTCACGTCCCAGTATCTGTTGCTGAAAGTAAAGTCTCGAAAAGGTTTGATGTTATACCAAGTGCAACGCAGTATCCAAATGCTGATGAGATTGAATACGTACAGAGACTTGTGAAGTACAAG GACTCTGCTATACTGGTGTTAAATAAACCTCCTAACTTGCCTGTAAAG GGACCTGTGCCAATTCACAACAGCATGGATGCCTTGGCTGCTGCATCGTTATCGTACAATTATGATGAGGGCCCTAAGTTG GTGTGCCGACTCGACAGAGAGAGTAGTGGTCTCCTCCTAATGGGAAGAACCAAGGAAAGCATTTCCTATCTTCAGTGTTTGTTCAGTGATATGAAAAAAACAAAGTCCTTTTCTAAG GAATGGAATGATGCTTGTGATGCCACCTATCAGAGATATTGGGCATTGGTCATCGGTTCACCCAAGCAAAAAGAAGGCTTAATTTGCGCTCCGCTGACAAAG GTTATTCTTGACGATGGGAAAACCGAGAGGGTCATTCTAGCTCATAATTCAGGATTAGAAGCTTCTCAAGAAGCAATTACTGAATATCGTGTGCTTGGCCCTATTATCAATGGATGTTCATGGATTGAATTTCGCCCACGTACAAACTGCAAACATCAG CTACGAGTTCATTGTGCTGAAGCTCTTGGCACGCCAATCGTAGGTGACTACAAATACGGGTGGTTTATTCATAGCAGATGGAAGCAGCTCCCTAGGGTAGACTACGAGGCCACAACTGGAGAACCTTACAAGATGCGGAGGCCCGAGGGTCTGGACGTCCAAAAAGGTAGTGTCTTATCTAAAGTTCCTCTTCTGCATCTACATTGTAGGGAGATGGTGCTGCCCAACATTGCTAAGTTCATTGAGCTTCACAACCGGCGGTCGAGAAACAGTTGTGGGGATCCTGAGGAACGCGATATCCTCCGTTTTGTTGCCCCAATGCCTTCTCACATGAAAATTAGTTGGAACCTCATGTCCTCTTATTTGGTATGA
- the LOC121775250 gene encoding protein NARROW LEAF 1-like translates to MDQGRSHSRARGSGSTPSEESSLDLEKYGCNHSFRTSLSPSSLQPHATGGQHCESSAAYFSWPCRIKDDAEERANYFANLQKTVLPESVGPLPEGQRANTLLELMTIRAFHSKILRCYSLGTAVGFRIRRGVLTNIPAILVFVSRKVHKQWLTPLQCLPTALEGPGGIWCDVDVLEFSYFGAPEPTPKEQLYTEIVDDLRGSDPCIGSGSQVANQETYGTLGAIVRSQTGSRQVGFLTNRHVAVDLDYPNQKMFHPLPPTLGPGVYLGAVERATSFIRDDLWFGIFAGINPETYVRADGAFIPFTDDFDMSAVTTFVKGIGEIGNVKTIDLQSPIDSLVGKQVMKVGRSSGLTTGTVLAYALEYNDEKGICFLTDFLVVGENQQTFDLEGDSGSLILMKGENGEKARPIGIIWGGTANRGRLKLKVGQPPENWTSGVDLGRLLNFLELDLITADEALRVAVQEQRAASMTVVGSTAGESSPPDVMLLPKDKSEPLGLHVLHIPLEEGAVGPDINSSPKEGSVFDLEDGVSTCPSFEHQFIPSYDGKPAVHHDDQQDRVGSGNLSLLRNACDQDLNFSLQLVENEPKRRKSEPTPAPGTE, encoded by the exons ATGGACCAAGGAAGGTCACATTCTAGAGCCCGAGGCTCAGGCTCTACACCGTCAGAGGAATCATCTTTGGATCTTGAGAAGTACGGTTGCAATCATTCCTTCCGCACTTCACTGAGTCCGTCATCGCTTCAGCCTCATGCAACAGGGGGGCAACATTGTGAGAGTAGTGCTGCTTACTTTTCGTGGCCATGTCGTATAAAAGATGATGCTGAAGAGAGGGCAAACTATTTTGCTAACCTACAGAAAACAGTCTTACCTGAAAGTGTTGGACCATTGCCTGAAGGTCAGCGAGCAAATACGTTACTGGAGCTCATGACAATCAGGGCTTTTCACAGTAAAATCCTGCGTTGCTATAGTCTTGGCACAGCAGTCGGCTTCCGGATTCGACGTGGTGTTTTGACAAACATACCAGCAATACTGGTCTTTGTATCAAGGAAAGTTCACAAGCAATGGCTTACCCCACTCCAGTGCCTGCCAACTGCTTTGGAG GGACCAGGGGGCATCTGGTGTGATGTGGATGTGCTAGAATTTTCTTATTTTGGTGCGCCAGAGCCTACACCTAAAGAACAATTATATACTGAGATTGTTGATGATCTGCGTGGGAGTGATCCCTGTATTGGTTCTGGCTCTCAG GTTGCGAACCAGGAGACATATGGAACCTTAGGTGCTATTGTGAGGAGTCAAACAGGCAGTAGACAAGTTGGTTTTCTCACAAATCGCCATGTTGCAGTTGATCTAGACTACCCAAATCAGAAGATGTTTCATCCCTTACCACCAACACTAGGACCTGGGGTTTATCTTGGTGCAGTTGAGAGAGCAACTTCATTCATCAGAGATGATTTATGGTTTGGGATATTTGCTGGCATTAATCCAG AGACATATGTAAGAGCAGATGGTGCCTTTATACCGTTCACAGATGATTTTGACATGAGCGCTGTAACTACATTTGTGAAAGGAATAGGAGAGATTGGAAATGTCAAAACCATTGACTTACAATCTCCGATTGATAGTCTTGTGGGAAAGCAAGTGATGAAGGTCGGAAGAAGTTCTGGTTTGACTACCGGAACCGTATTGGCATATGCTCTTGAGTACAACGATGAAAAAGGGATATGTTTTTTGACTGATTTTCTAGTTGTTGGTGAGAACCAACAAACATTTGATCTTGAAGGGGACAGTGGAAGTCTCATCTTAATGAAGGGTGAAAATGGCGAGAAGGCACGACCGATTGGGATAATCTGGGGCGGAACTGCCAATAGGGGCCGTCTTAAGCTGAAAGTTGGCCAACCCCCAGAAAACTGGACTAGCGGCGTTGATCTTGGGCGCCTTTTAAATTTCCTCGAACTTGATCTGATCACTGCAGATGAAGCACTAAGAg TTGCAGTTCAAGAACAGAGAGCCGCTTCGATGACAGTGGTTGGATCAACTGCAGGGGAATCGTCGCCTCCTGACGTAATGCTTCTTCCCAAGGACAAATCCGAACCTCTGGGTCTCCACGTCCTACACATCCCCTTGGAAGAAGGTGCAGTCGGGCCAGATATAAATTCGTCTCCCAAAGAAGGCAGTGTTTTTGATCTGGAAGATGGGGTGAGCACATGTCCGAGTTTCGAGCATCAGTTCATACCCAGCTATGACGGGAAGCCCGCTGTGCATCATGACGACCAACAAGATAGAGTGGGATCCGGGAATCTGTCTCTCTTGAGAAACGCTTGTGATCAGGACCTGAATTTTTCGTTGCAGCTGGTCGAGAACGAGCCCAAGAGAAGGAAATCCGAGCCCACACCTGCTCCCGGGACGGAGTAG
- the LOC121774792 gene encoding leucine-rich repeat receptor-like serine/threonine-protein kinase At1g17230, which yields MGGNKILNLTIMFCCLIVSVQSLNEEGNILLEFKNSLTDPYLNLQSWNPLDSNPCKWKGIDCISNNTVVAMNLSGFNLSGNLSSSISKLPHLTIFNLSKNLISGPIPSNFSSFKALQVLDLCTNRLHSEFPSHLCAIASLTKMYLCENYLFGGIPHEIGSLPFLEELVVYSNNLTSEIPSSIGQLKRLRIIRAGRNLLSGPLPVEISECERLTMLGLAENKLEGPFPSQLQSLKFLTTVILWNNLFSGEIPPDIGNFTSLELLAMNGNQLTGALPREIGKLPVLKRLYLYTNQLNGSIPVELTNCSNAVEIDLSENKLTGVIPREFARVSKLELLYLFENHLEGEIPIELGELHQLKRLDLSINNLTGSILLAFQNLVFLKDIQLFNNHLSGVIPPLLGYKSNISIINLSKNNLIGSIPPHICRYQKLNFLSLGSNRLSGNIPHGLKTCKSLDQLMLGDNLLTGSLSVEYTKLQNLSALELHQNRFSGLIPPEIGNFSSIERLLLSHNHFIGHILPEIGNLVKLAAFNVSFNQLIGSIPEELGNCVKLERLDLSSNLFTGPVPDKLGSLVKLELLKLSDNRLTGSIPGSVGGLVRLTELQMGGNLLSGSIPVELSQLTALQIALNMSHNNLSGLIPSSLGSLQMLEILCLNDNELSGEIPTSIGGLRSLNQCNLSNNRLSGVVPNTPTFQKMDASNFVGNNGLCVVGQSHCHSDQTPSTPSRSWFEDGSAKERIISIVSFCIGIVSLVFIIVVCWIMRRPGPSFASLDDQIREDELDGYYYPKQGFNYQDLVEATGNFSEAAVVGKGACGVVYKAVMADGEIIAVKKLKSRGEGGDSSFRAEISTLGTIRHKNIVKLYGFCYHQDSNLILYHYMPNGSLGEILHGDETATMLDWDARYRIALGAAEGLCYLHYDCKPQIIHRDIKSNNILLDEYFEAHVGDFGLAKLVDFTYSKSMSAVAGSYGYIAPEYAYTMKVTEKCDIYSFGVVLLELVTGKSPVQPLEQGGDLVTWVRRSMHKLDTASEIFDQRIDLGAKRTTNEMFLVLKIALFCTSTSPLNRPNMREVIAMLVDARDGAADSVASPTSETPLDGEDYC from the exons ATGGGAGGAAACAAGATTTTGAATTTGACAATAATGTTTTGCTGCTTAATTGTTTCTGTCCAATCATTGAATGAAGAGGGAAACATTCTTCTAGAATTCAAGAACTCCCTCACTGATCCTTACCTCAATCTCCAAAGCTGGAATCCATTAGATTCCAACCCTTGCAAATGGAAAGGTATAGACTGTATCTCAAACAACACTGTTGTTGCTATGAATCTCAGTGGCTTCAACTTATCTGGCAATCTCTCCTCCTCCATTAGCAAACTCCCACACCTAACCATCTTCAACCTCTCCAAAAACCTCATCTCTGGCCCAATCCCTTCCAATTTCAGCTCCTTCAAAGCCCTCCAAGTGTTGGACCTCTGCACGAATCGCCTCCACTCTGAGTTCCCGTCTCACCTCTGCGCCATCGCATCCCTCACAAAGATGTACCTCTGTGAGAACTATCTCTTTGGAGGAATCCCTCATGAGATTGGCAGCCTTCCTTTTCTTGAGGAGCTTGTGGTGTATAGTAACAACCTAACCAGCGAGATCCCTTCGTCGATAGGCCAGTTGAAGAGGCTTAGGATCATCAGGGCTGGGAGAAATCTCCTCTCTGGCCCTCTCCCTGTTGAGATCAGTGAATGTGAGAGGCTAACTATGTTAGGTTTAGCTGAGAATAAGCTAGAAGGCCCTTTCCCTTCTCAGCTTCAAAGCCTCAAGTTTTTAACCACTGTGATTCTTTGGAACAATCTGTTTAGTGGTGAGATCCCTCCTGACATAGGTAACTTCACTAGCTTGGAGTTGTTGGCGATGAACGGGAACCAGTTGACAGGAGCCCTCCCACGAGAGATCGGGAAGCTGCCCGTGTTAAAAAGGCTGTACCTTTACACAAATCAGTTGAATGGGAGCATCCCAGTTGAGCTAACCAACTGTTCAAATGCAGTTGAGATTGATCTCTCTGAGAATAAACTGACGGGGGTAATCCCGAGAGAGTTTGCTCGGGTGTCCAAGCTTGAGCTCCTTTACCTCTTTGAGAATCACCTTGAGGGAGAGATTCCCATTGAGTTAGGGGAGTTGCACCAGCTGAAGAGGCTGGATCTGTCCATAAACAACTTAACTGGTTCGATCCTGTTAGCGTTTCAAAACCTCGTTTTCTTGAAAGACATTCAGCTCTTCAACAATCATCTCAGTGGTGTAATCCCTCCACTTCTTGGATACAAATCCAACATCTCAATCATTAACCTCTCCAAGAATAATCTCATAGGCAGCATCCCTCCGCATATATGTCGATATCAGAAGCTGAATTTTCTCAGCCTTGGATCGAACCGGTTGTCTGGAAACATTCCCCATGGCCTAAAAACTTGCAAGTCACTTGATCAGCTTATGTTAGGAGACAACTTACTCACTGGAAGTCTCTCTGTTGAGTATACCAAGCTTCAGAACCTCTCAGCGCTCGAGCTTCACCAAAATCGATTCTCAGGGCTTATCCCTCCGGAAATTGGGAACTTCAGCAGCATAGAGAGGCTCCTGCTGTCACACAACCATTTCATTGGCCACATTCTTCCTGAGATAGGGAATCTTGTGAAGCTCGCTGCATTCAACGTCTCGTTCAACCAGTTGATTGGTAGCATCCCGGAAGAGTTGGGGAATTGTGTAAAGCTAGAGAGGCTTGATCTTAGCAGCAACCTGTTCACTGGCCCTGTTCCTGACAAACTCGGCTCGCTAGTGAAGCTCGAATTGCTCAAGCTATCCGATAACAGATTGACAGGCTCGATTCCCGGGAGCGTAGGTGGTTTAGTGAGGTTAACTGAGCTGCAAATGGGAGGAAATTTGTTATCAGGGAGCATTCCTGTTGAGCTAAGCCAACTCACAGCTCTTCAGATTGCTCTCAACATGAGCCACAACAATCTCAGTGGCTTGATCCCGAGCAGCCTCGGGAGCCTACAGATGCTCGAGATTCTCTGCCTGAACGACAACGAGCTCAGTGGCGAAATCCCTACCTCGATAGGAGGACTGAGGAGCCTCAACCAATGCAACCTCTCTAACAACCGTCTATCCGGAGTGGTGCCTAACACGCCGACTTTCCAGAAGATGGATGCTAGTAACTTCGTTGGAAACAACGGACTATGCGTGGTCGGCCAGAGCCACTGCCATTCGGATCAAACGCCATCTACCCCAAGCCGGAGCTGGTTTGAGGATGGCTCAGCGAAAGAGAGAATCATCAGCATTGTTTCCTTTTGCATCGGTATCGTCTCCTTAGTTTTCATCATTGTTGTTTGCTGGATCATGAGGCGTCCGGGGCCTTCCTTCGCCTCACTCGATGACCAAATCAGGGAGGATGAATTAGATGGATACTACTACCCCAAGCAGGGCTTCAACTATCAGGACCTAGTCGAAGCCACGGGAAATTTCTCTGAAGCAGCAGTTGTCGGGAAGGGCGCCTGTGGCGTGGTCTACAAGGCCGTCATGGCTGATGGTGAGATCATTGCAGTTAAGAAGCTGAAGTCGCGCGGGGAAGGAGGCGACAGCAGCTTCCGCGCTGAGATATCGACTCTAGGGACAATTAGGCACAAGAACATCGTGAAGCTGTACGGCTTCTGTTACCATCAGGACAGCAACCTCATCTTGTACCACTACATGCCCAACGGGAGCCTTGGCGAGATACTACACGGAGACGAGACAGCGACGATGCTGGACTGGGACGCGCGCTACAGGATTGCTCTCGGTGCTGCAGAGGGGCTCTGCTATCTGCACTACGACTGCAAGCCTCAGATCATACACCGCGACATCAAGTCCAACAACATCTTGCTCGATGAGTACTTCGAGGCTCATGTAGGCGATTTCGGCTTGGCTAAGCTGGTGGACTTCACCTACTCTAAATCTATGTCTGCTGTTGCTGGATCATATGGATACATTGCTCCtg AATATGCCTACACAATGAAGGTGACTGAGAAGTGTGACATCTACAGTTTTGGGGTGGTTCTACTAGAGCTAGTGACGGGGAAGTCGCCCGTGCAGCCACTGGAGCAGGGCGGGGACCTAGTGACGTGGGTGAGGAGGTCGATGCACAAGCTGGATACGGCGTCTGAGATTTTCGATCAGCGTATTGATCTAGGTGCTAAGAGGACTACTAATGAGATGTTCTTGGTTCTCAAGATCGCGTTGTTCTGCACCAGCACCTCGCCTCTGAATAGGCCGAATATGAGGGAGGTGATCGCCATGCTCGTTGATGCGAGGGATGGAGCCGCGGATTCGGTCGCGTCTCCAACATCAGAAACTCCTCTGGATGGAGAGGATTATTGTTGA